From Flavobacterium sp. 102, a single genomic window includes:
- a CDS encoding DUF4159 domain-containing protein, producing the protein MKRLFFLFLVITSTGFSQEIALLKYNGGGDWYANPTSLPNLIKYSNQTINTNIKAKPATVEPGSPDIFGYPFVHMTGHGNVVFSDAEIVNLRNYLLSGGFLHADDNYGMDQYIRREIKRIFPNNDLIEIPANHAIFQKPNVFATGLPKIHEHDNKRPQAFGIFIDNRLVLLYTYECDLGDGWEDPEVHNNPKEVREKALKMGANILNYIFNH; encoded by the coding sequence ATGAAAAGACTTTTTTTTCTTTTTCTCGTTATTACTTCAACTGGTTTTTCCCAAGAAATAGCCCTTTTAAAATATAATGGCGGCGGCGATTGGTATGCCAATCCTACTTCATTACCTAATTTGATTAAATACTCTAATCAAACAATCAATACTAACATCAAAGCCAAACCGGCAACCGTTGAACCCGGAAGTCCTGATATTTTTGGTTATCCATTTGTACACATGACAGGTCATGGTAATGTTGTTTTCAGCGATGCCGAGATTGTAAACTTGAGAAACTACTTGCTCTCCGGTGGATTTTTGCATGCTGATGACAATTATGGTATGGACCAATACATTCGCAGAGAAATCAAACGCATTTTCCCTAATAACGATTTAATTGAAATTCCGGCCAATCATGCCATTTTTCAAAAGCCTAATGTTTTTGCTACAGGTTTACCCAAAATCCACGAGCACGATAACAAACGCCCGCAAGCTTTTGGTATTTTTATAGACAATCGCTTGGTGTTGTTGTATACTTATGAATGCGACTTAGGTGATGGTTGGGAAGATCCTGAAGTTCACAACAATCCTAAAGAAGTACGTGAAAAAGCACTGAAAATGGGCGCTAATATTTTAAATTACATTTTTAATCATTAA
- a CDS encoding AI-2E family transporter, whose protein sequence is MMTSKTIAIGIIKAVGIIVLAALALYFLYQIQSVIIYLVVAFILTLIGNPILDFFKRRLKFNHIFATIATLTIFVLLIFGLISMFIPLILAQGENLSLLNTTAIEKSTLELINKIAIFLDSHGIDSSRLFKEANISSKLNFNFIPNLFNSIITTISNFGIGLASVLFITFFFLKDRLVFIMSAKDLMPDAQEDKILNSLHKINHLLSRYFIGLLLQLLIVFILYLIVLLIFGVDNALLIAFLCAILNIVPYIGPLIASVVAAILTMLGNLGGDFQSQILPLTLYVMIGFWIVQLIDNNVSSPMIFSQSVSSHPLEIFLVVLITGFLFGIVGMIVAIPFYTILKVFGKEFFPENKIIKLLTKNI, encoded by the coding sequence ATGATGACTTCAAAAACTATTGCCATTGGAATTATAAAAGCTGTTGGAATTATAGTTTTAGCCGCTTTGGCACTGTATTTTTTATACCAAATTCAGTCCGTAATTATTTATTTAGTCGTTGCTTTTATTTTAACCCTAATTGGAAATCCGATACTCGACTTTTTCAAAAGAAGACTAAAATTCAACCACATCTTTGCTACGATTGCTACCTTAACCATTTTCGTCCTGCTTATTTTTGGCTTAATCTCAATGTTTATTCCACTAATTTTAGCACAAGGTGAAAATTTATCGCTTTTAAATACTACCGCGATTGAAAAAAGCACTCTTGAATTAATCAATAAAATAGCCATTTTTCTTGACAGCCATGGTATTGATTCCTCTCGCCTTTTTAAAGAAGCGAACATCAGTTCTAAGTTGAATTTCAATTTCATTCCTAATTTGTTCAACAGCATCATCACCACCATTAGCAATTTCGGAATCGGATTGGCCTCGGTCCTATTCATTACTTTTTTCTTTCTTAAAGACCGTTTGGTATTCATCATGAGTGCCAAAGATTTAATGCCGGATGCGCAAGAAGACAAAATCTTAAATTCATTACACAAAATCAATCATTTGTTATCACGCTATTTCATTGGACTGCTGTTACAATTGTTAATCGTATTCATTTTATACTTAATTGTATTGCTGATTTTTGGAGTAGATAATGCCTTGCTTATCGCTTTTTTATGCGCTATTCTGAATATTGTTCCTTACATCGGACCGCTGATTGCTTCAGTTGTTGCCGCAATTTTAACCATGTTGGGCAACTTAGGCGGTGATTTTCAAAGCCAAATTCTGCCTTTGACGCTTTATGTAATGATTGGTTTTTGGATAGTCCAATTAATCGACAACAATGTTTCTTCCCCGATGATTTTCTCTCAAAGTGTCAGTTCACATCCTTTGGAAATTTTTCTCGTCGTATTGATTACAGGCTTCCTTTTTGGAATAGTTGGGATGATTGTTGCCATACCTTTTTACACTATACTAAAGGTTTTTGGCAAAGAATTTTTTCCCGAAAACAAAATCATCAAATTGTTAACCAAAAACATTTAG
- a CDS encoding class I SAM-dependent methyltransferase: MDQSILTEEIQSFIHNNIEADINQLALQKNKFPNTDWTSILNQIAAKQKAKTKLPTWFNTANILYPSKISVEQTSSERTAEYKSQLVSGKSLIDLSGGFGVDDFYFAQKVKQVVHCEINEALSDIVKHNFEQLKASNIECFSGDSYEILKSRNEKPDWIYIDPSRRNDAKGKVFMLTDCLPNVPENLDFYFGFAPNIMIKTAPLLDITAGLSELKNVKAIHIVALENEVKELLWVLEKDYTKTIKMVTANLLKNETQELRFELDAENQAHFGLPQKFLYEPNAAIMKSGGFDVVSSQFKLDKLHHHSHLYTSEALIDFPGRRFEIQQVIGYNKNEMKPFLENQKANITTRNFPDSVENIRKKWKIKDGGNLYCFFTTDVNNNKIVLLCSKLS, from the coding sequence ATGGATCAATCCATATTGACTGAAGAAATTCAAAGTTTTATCCATAACAATATTGAAGCCGATATCAATCAATTAGCGCTTCAAAAGAATAAATTTCCTAATACAGATTGGACTTCCATTTTAAATCAAATTGCGGCAAAACAAAAGGCAAAAACCAAATTACCAACTTGGTTCAACACTGCAAATATCCTTTATCCTTCTAAGATTTCTGTAGAACAAACTTCTTCCGAAAGAACAGCTGAATACAAATCACAATTGGTTTCCGGCAAAAGTCTAATCGATTTGAGCGGTGGTTTTGGCGTAGATGATTTTTATTTTGCCCAAAAAGTGAAACAAGTTGTTCATTGTGAAATCAACGAAGCCTTGTCTGACATTGTAAAACACAATTTTGAACAACTGAAAGCGTCCAATATTGAATGCTTTTCAGGCGATAGTTATGAAATTCTAAAAAGCAGGAACGAAAAACCGGATTGGATTTACATCGATCCGTCGAGAAGAAATGATGCCAAAGGCAAGGTGTTTATGCTTACAGATTGCCTTCCGAATGTGCCAGAAAATCTCGATTTTTATTTTGGCTTTGCCCCCAATATCATGATTAAAACGGCGCCTTTATTGGACATAACCGCCGGATTGTCGGAATTAAAAAATGTAAAAGCGATTCATATCGTTGCTTTGGAAAATGAAGTCAAAGAATTGCTTTGGGTTTTAGAGAAAGATTATACCAAAACCATCAAAATGGTTACGGCTAATCTTCTGAAAAATGAAACTCAAGAGTTAAGATTTGAGCTCGATGCAGAAAACCAAGCCCATTTTGGTTTACCCCAAAAATTTTTATACGAACCCAATGCGGCCATCATGAAATCTGGCGGATTTGACGTGGTTTCGAGTCAGTTTAAACTTGACAAGTTGCACCATCATTCGCACTTGTATACTTCGGAAGCCTTAATTGATTTTCCCGGTCGCCGTTTTGAAATTCAGCAAGTCATTGGTTACAATAAAAACGAAATGAAACCATTCCTGGAAAATCAAAAAGCCAATATCACCACGAGAAACTTTCCTGATTCGGTCGAAAACATTCGCAAAAAATGGAAAATCAAAGATGGTGGAAATTTGTATTGTTTTTTCACAACTGATGTGAATAATAATAAAATAGTTTTACTTTGCAGCAAATTATCATAA
- a CDS encoding M15 family metallopeptidase, with product MKKVSFLLMICVLICFASSLTLVSCKSTYLDAKKSPILLDITKETNDNAFVNLKNYSNDFVFEMKYATSDNFLKEKVYPCGECFLRVKTVKSLLEANKTFLAKGFKIKLYDCYRPIAIQKKMWQIVPNPTYVANPKKGSIHNKGGAVDITLVDSLGIELNMGTLFDFFGEEASHNYLNLSEEILANRKFLKEIMLQHNFKSFDSEWWHYNLNNSSDDKVSNQKWRCED from the coding sequence ATGAAAAAAGTGTCATTTTTGTTGATGATTTGCGTTTTGATTTGCTTCGCCAGTTCGCTCACGCTCGTGTCTTGTAAGTCAACTTATCTCGATGCCAAAAAGTCACCTATTTTATTAGACATTACCAAAGAAACCAACGACAATGCTTTTGTCAACTTAAAGAATTACAGCAACGATTTTGTTTTTGAGATGAAATATGCGACTTCGGACAATTTTCTAAAAGAAAAGGTTTATCCGTGTGGCGAATGTTTTTTACGGGTAAAAACCGTTAAATCTTTATTGGAAGCCAACAAAACTTTTTTAGCCAAAGGTTTTAAAATAAAATTATACGATTGTTATCGTCCGATTGCAATTCAAAAAAAGATGTGGCAAATTGTTCCCAATCCGACCTATGTGGCCAATCCGAAAAAGGGTTCGATTCACAACAAAGGCGGTGCGGTTGACATCACTTTAGTCGATTCACTTGGAATTGAATTGAATATGGGAACTCTTTTTGATTTTTTTGGTGAAGAAGCCAGTCACAATTACCTAAATCTTTCCGAAGAAATTTTGGCCAATCGTAAGTTTTTAAAGGAAATCATGCTCCAACACAACTTCAAATCTTTCGATTCAGAATGGTGGCATTACAATTTGAATAACAGTTCGGACGATAAAGTGTCTAATCAAAAATGGCGTTGCGAAGATTAA